GTTCACGGGTGCAAACGTGCATGGGTACGCAAACGTAGATGGGTACAAAAGGAAAAGGACATGGGTTCTAACGTTCTAACGAGTGCAAACGTGCATGGATCAAACTTACAttggtgcaaatgtccatgggcGCAGACGTATATGGGTATAAATGTATATGGGTTCAAACGTAGCCTACTTTCGTGCAAATGTTCATGAGCGCAAACGTATATGGGTACAGACTTCCTGGTTTCAAACGTTCACGGGTGCAAAAATGGGTACGAACGTACATTGGTGCAAATTTCCATGCGTGCGGACGTAGCCTATATGGATACAAACGTACATGGGTGTAAATGTTTATGGCTACAAATGTACATGGATTCTTATATAAGTGGATGCAAATGTACGTACAAGGGAGGAGATGGATCGCAAAGTCAGTTTCATAAACATTCTCTCGGTCCAGACATAGTTGCAATTGCATGCTTCGTCGCATCAAATGATTCTATTAGCTCTTCGaacaaaaatatgtaaaatttcaaaaaatcgtGATTTACTGAGATCACATTAAGAGAGCTTTCCTCCAAGTAGGTGTAATAGATTTAGATGTAATGTACACCACTGTGTGGCGTAAAGGCGCACAAAAATGGTTATATTTGAGTTCTTATCACTATGGATCTTTCCCCGAACattgacttccttgtttatttcgtgacattggccaatcagcaaaatacaaaaagtgacgtaacaatgctcccttttcgcatctgCTCAGACACtattctcactcagacagattttcaagcgcggtcgtaaacattacctcgttttcgcgtttttgaactctattcgttagttttctgttgtgtttcggaaacttaaatatgaatcagataattcaatgatcactctgtcttcccaggagttttaatttaattgcagtaataataaattagtgtagaaatagctgtgatagactaagctaaaattctttaccggtacttttaaagaaaacattgttgtatgcgatgaatcataatgattatTTGTAACATATACCTCATTTTACAGGCGCAAACTTGCAAAAGCACTTTTAAAATagccctgaaaattttgcaatggtaaagtatagaagaaatttttcgggggtcaaaggtcggggaaaggtccatacgcAGGTAATAACGTCACCACAGTCACAAGTCTCTGAATTTCACGAAATTTTAACATTATAATTTATGTGAATTTAGTATTTACATACAACAAGAAGTCTACTGAATGCGTGTCCTGGCAATGGAttaaatgtatttgtaaaccGAGAGACATCGTGTTCATAGGATTTTCAATTAGATTTCAATGGAttagatataattattatttatttgtttaacaATTGAAAATCTTGCGTTCCAGATTAATTATCGAATCGGGAGGACGACATACCATCCTTCAACATTTACATACATATCCACCAGCCTATGAAGTAGACGAGGttttattgtcatttttatACGAGATATGTACATTCTAATGTTATACCCTGtaatcagtggtgggattcaatttttttgtcaactggtttcatcacaaaagtcatatttttcagccggtcgTGTTACAAActgaacattgacagtaaccagtaagttaaccggttcgctgatctcataaaattctgtgagacgggTCTATataaccggtgcgaaccggctggaTCCCACCACTGCCTGTGATGGTGGCGAATTCATTGTAAACACACACGAGATTAATTCGGATTTACATCCATAGACTTAGTTTGGTCAAAATCTTGAACCAGACGAAAAAGATCACGCAACAGTGGCAACATTATCGGTGTAACTGTACGTAGATGCAACAATATATGGAAATGTCCATTGGTGCTAACGTACATGTGTACAAACTTACATAAGTGAAAATGTTTATGGATGCAAATGTCCCTGGGTGCAAAGTATGCAGGTACAAGTGCCCGTACAAGTGCCCTGGGTGCAGTTGAGGGGTGCGCAAGTGCCGGGACATTTGTACGGGGGTGCAAATGTTCTGTTAATTAACAGCAAACAGTTTTGGCGCAAAAGAGCAGACAGCCCCATGAAATTTGTCTCGATCCACATATAGTTGCAACTGAATGCTTCATCGCATAAATTGATTCTCTTAACTCATTGAACAAAAATATCCGAAATATCGAAAATCGTAATTTACTGAGCTGTGCTTCAATACTCATTAAGTTTCTTTAATAGTAGGTGTAATATACGCCAATGTATGCCGTAGAGCCGGGAGAAACAGTGGTTACATTAAAGTTCATGCGCAGGTAAAAACGTAACCTCAGTAAAAGgattttgaatttcaaaatattacaattaatGTGAGTTTTCTATGAACATACAATAATAAGTGTAAGTAATGCATGTTCTGGCTAgagatttgttcaaaaagaattgttttaaaacaattgttttgaatcaagtttttttttgcctgttttatTCGAAATGCctgtattatttgatttttttgtaataaataggttgaagaaaaatgaatgtaaaaacttgccaagcgcatcttatttgcaataaatccctcaaaacgccacaaatatcgatagaggCTTATATACACACcatctcaagctgtagttcagtggtttgcgcagtaagacgcaaccgataagccattacgaCCCTGCTACGACAAAACCACCTAGCGAAAATTGagatgcgatcgaataaatgagtttgtataaccttaAAAATCtctatcacttcaaccttaaaaCCGAAGTATGTTAAGCATAAACTAACCGAAAAGTATTAACCGTAATACtgccttcattttatgagaaaatgccaatacatgaactcgaaatccatattatggcgctgtaacagattagttgtggcgtctttgcatcagaggagCCTTGCAATTGGCATAGGCTAGGCTAGGGTGTCACATCGTTTATATCAGTAGATTGCCGGCGATATGGGCATATTCTTtattatcgcaacccactcgttttgccggAAGCTGCCCTTGATctaattgcttttgtagtaggctccTGAGCTAAGTtccatgatttttcttactcaaaacgtcttcggatatctcggataaacattccggttaaaattttatgactttggtggagatacaaacgttgcgataaatgtacgcattagaagtaaaagtcaaaataagaatttttacttacatttttgaaattataattccggctgcgtgtgcagctgccagaatgcaacgttttggcgtagtttcgcggcgatacAATgggtatttcaaaaaaaaatgcaaataatacagaaaaaaattgatttaaaacgaGCCCTTGTttaaacacgatgttttttttaaatagataaaaaacaaaaccctagtCCTGGCAATGGATCAAATGTATTCGGAAATACAATTACAAATTTGTTTCATTAACCAAAAGAGACATCGTGTTTGAAGGATTTTCAATTAGATCTATAATTAGTGTTTATTTGCTCAACAATTGAAAATCTTGCGTACCAGATTTATTATCTTATCGGAAGAGCGAGGTGCAAGATTCATAGTTATATACTAAGCAATCATGAATGTCTGGAGTCATATTTGTATTATCGTTATCGTTGTCTTGCGCCTTTGGAGAATAAAAATCAGGCGAATCAATAAGAAGATTACAGTTGACTGTTTGCTAATCCTTTACATGAAATTCTCTATTAGTCTGCAAAAATGTCATCACCACAGAAGACCAAAGCAACTAAACCCCGTCACGTTCCGACTCATCCTGGATACAAAGAAATGATAATCGCTGCAATCAAATCACAAGAAGAAAAGAAAGGATCTTCTCGAGTATTTATACGCAAATATATCGAAGAAAATTTCGAAGCCAAGCAACAAGGTTTCACCAAACATTTGAATAGAAATCTCAAGAAATTAATTGAATCAGAATTTCTGTTCCATCCAAAAACTTCACTTGGATGTTACAAAATCAACAAAGCTGAACTCGCTAAAGAAGAAAAGGAAGCCAAGGCGAAAGTAAGAGCTGCAATCAAGAAGCAGCAGGCCAAAGAAAAActcgaaaaacaaaaattgaaacaagCCCAAAAGAAACAAGTGACAAAGAAAATTgctaaaaagaaaacaaaaaagacaacaaaaacagtaaaatcaAAAGTTGAAAGCAAACCAGAAAAGTCTGACAAGGACTCTAAGAAAAAGACAAAGAAAACAATTACCAAGAAAAAAGTGGGAACTTCAAAGAAGACCCAGAAAAAGTCAGCAAAAATTTCGACCAAGTAGAAAGATTAGCATTTCGAGCAATCAgttcaatattttaatgtattgtccttgttttatttttatacattaCTAATAAATTCATCAATTCACCAGTCAGTTTGAACACCGACTTTTTCTACATTGTGCATCATTATACCACTTTCGAGATCATTTTTGAACGGAAGAAAATTGAGATTGCGTTATTTGTCGAGAAATCTATCTTTAGTTTTGCCATAATACCACTTTATTATCAATGAAAATTTAACCAATTTCAGCTTACAACTATAATTTTACGTCAGTTAGTCGGCCCACAAGTCCCAAAATCTTTACATCCGCGTACATTTGCAACCGCAAACTCCACCAAGTACAGTTGCACCCATACATTGgtactcatatatatatttcacctACGTAAACTTTCACCAAAGGACATTTGATCCCACGTACATTTTGGGCCACGGAAATTTGAGGGTATGTGAatttgcacccacgaacatttgcactcACAAAAATTTGCACCAGCAGACAATTGTAGCGAATTACATTTGAGCTCATTGATTTTTGCACCCGTGAACATTCACACCTCCGTTAAAATTTTCAACCATAGACACCAGGTTTTGGTTTTATTGCCAACTTCTAGTACTTTCCCAATGCGAATATTGCCGAATACAATTAACAATACAATAAAACTTTCCTATAACAGTTGGAAATTGTGAATATAGGCGCAGATGAGTCAAGTTAAATCCACCAGTCAGTTTGAACACCGGAAGATTTTTGACACATTGTGCATCATCAGTATACCAAATTCAAAATCATGGTTACcaacaaaaaaataagtttatggCTTTTGTCGGGAAATCTATCTTTAGTTTTGCCGTAATACCACTTTAATATCAATCAAAATTTAACCACGTGGTTCAGCTTTTAGCTATATCCCGACAATTCATCGAATCATATTCAACTATCATAACATTGCCTCATATCAGTTGGTCACGGTTAATCATCAGTTGACCATCAGTTGGTCACTCATCAGTTGGTCCACAGATGTCCATTATACcacttttaaaatcaattttgagcAGGAGAAAATTGAGGTTGCGTCTTTTGTCGAGAAATCTATCTTTAGTTTTGCCATAACACCACGTTATTATCAATCAAAATTTAACCAATTTCAGCTTACAGCTATAATTTCACGCCAGTTGTTCGGCACACAGGTCCTATTATCTTTACATCCGCGTACATTTGCAACCGCAAACTACACCAAGTACAATTGCACCCATACATTGGTACTCATATACATATTTCACCTACGTAAATTTGCACCCGCAAACAATTGCACAGACTTACATTTAAGTCCGTGGTTTTTGCACTCGTGAACATTTACACCTCCGTTAAAAGTTTCACCCATAGACACCAGTCTTGCGGTTTATTGTCATTTTCCTACGTGAGATATACTAGCTAATGTTGTAACATGTAATGAAAGCGAACTTCTAGTACGAAGACAAATTTCGGGTTTGTCAACTGATCAGAAATTCTAATACCAGTCAGTTTGAGGTAGCTTTCATTCAAAATACAAGGCTAAAAATAGCCAAACAAAAGTTTATTCATGAAAGATCATGCAAATGCTTTACTATACAGTATATGCACTGTGTATAGTGCGTTAGTTGTATATTTGGTTGACTGTACTGTGCATATTTTGTTTGTCATTTCGTACCCGGGCCGAATTTAGACGATGAGAACTCGTTAGGGCCTAGGCTACGCTGCTTGTGGGACCCTATTTAACAATGGCCTATTTAATAATGTCGTCACGAAGAATCATTTATTATACcatatatactgtattttttgtataatgaaaaataaaaatcatccACTAGATCGGATACtaagttgaatttaaaaacactttAGAAAATTTGAAGCTGTGTGAAAACTCACGACACTAGAAAACCTGACGTCATAATAACCGTTTCTAGTCACAATCTTTTATCTTTCAAAAGTAAAGGCATTATTCCGATAAAAACTAATTAATAAATTCATATTATCATGTTTCGTTTAGGTTAAGCggtaaaatgtttcaaattcaaACGAATTCATTTGTTCTaccgtatttatttttttcaaacggTAAATATTTGggataaaaattgtaaaacggattgaaatattaaacaaaaaacagcTTTTAAACTATTAAACGAGCCTTGGAACGAGCCTTCAAAATGTTAAAACAACTGAAGATGATTAATAATTGAATGCCTTATGGCTATAAtaattgtttatttgtttg
The genomic region above belongs to Styela clava chromosome 13, kaStyClav1.hap1.2, whole genome shotgun sequence and contains:
- the LOC120332983 gene encoding histone H1-like — translated: MSSPQKTKATKPRHVPTHPGYKEMIIAAIKSQEEKKGSSRVFIRKYIEENFEAKQQGFTKHLNRNLKKLIESEFLFHPKTSLGCYKINKAELAKEEKEAKAKVRAAIKKQQAKEKLEKQKLKQAQKKQVTKKIAKKKTKKTTKTVKSKVESKPEKSDKDSKKKTKKTITKKKVGTSKKTQKKSAKISTK